The stretch of DNA CGCCTATTTTAATCGCCAAAAAGGAGGTGTCGTAGGCGTTGATGTCGTTGATGAAATGTTAGAAGCTTCACGTAAAAACTTTGTTGAGGCTGAAACCCAAAACGATTGGTTTAAAAGTGAATTCGTAGATCTTAAAAAAGGAGATGCTATGAATCTTCCTGTAGACGATAATAGTATTGATGTAGCGGCTCAAAACTGTTTATTTAATATTTTTAAAGCTGAGGATTTAAAAAAAGCTATCGCAGAAATGTATCGTGTTTTAAAACCTCATGGCAGATTAGTCATGAGCGATCCAACATGCGAGCAACCTATGAATGACACCTTACGTAATGACGAAAGGCTACGTGCTTTATGCTTAAGCGGCAGTTTACCAATTGCAGAATATGTAAAAGCATTAACAGATGCTGGTTTTGGCACTATCGAAATTAGAGCAAGAAAGCCCTATAGAATACTAGATCCTAAAAATTATCCAACTAACGAGTTAATTTATATAGAATCTATTGAGGTTGCAGCAATAAAAGACCCTATGCCGGCAGATGGCCCATGTATCTTTACTGGTAAAGCAGCTATTTACTATGGAGATGAAGATTATTTTGATGATAAAGCAGGACATGTATTACTAAAAAATCAACCTTTAGCCATTTGCGATAAAACGGCGGCAGCATTACAATCTTTAAATAGAGATGATATTTATTTTTCAGAATCCACATACCATTATGATGGTGGAGGGTGCTGTTAAATAAAGAATTTCTTGAAACGAATTATTCTCGAGGCAAAACCCCGAAGAACTCTTTTCAATTAATTTTTTCTAAAAAAGAGGGTA from Flavivirga spongiicola encodes:
- the arsM gene encoding arsenosugar biosynthesis arsenite methyltransferase ArsM; its protein translation is MSNYLETTHDVYKEAALTPDVGLCCTTNPIWELPGLKIPKIMQEMNYGCGSTVHARDLTNNPKMLYVGVGGGMELLQFAYFNRQKGGVVGVDVVDEMLEASRKNFVEAETQNDWFKSEFVDLKKGDAMNLPVDDNSIDVAAQNCLFNIFKAEDLKKAIAEMYRVLKPHGRLVMSDPTCEQPMNDTLRNDERLRALCLSGSLPIAEYVKALTDAGFGTIEIRARKPYRILDPKNYPTNELIYIESIEVAAIKDPMPADGPCIFTGKAAIYYGDEDYFDDKAGHVLLKNQPLAICDKTAAALQSLNRDDIYFSESTYHYDGGGCC